Proteins co-encoded in one Pelodiscus sinensis isolate JC-2024 chromosome 9, ASM4963464v1, whole genome shotgun sequence genomic window:
- the PRG4 gene encoding proteoglycan 4 isoform X2 encodes MQYLKITMLWNIYYISLVLFSASLIQQVSSEELSCKGRCFETFVRGRECDCDADCEKYGKCCPDYQKHCEEALTTKSSSTRTTPLVTKTTAKRSSKNSKNKKPKKVVQSHEVMEEHSESEKQKSSSSSSSSLSTTTIRKTKASSKNPNENGQTKDIKNKNNRKAKDAMKEKDSKNRRTTADKIREISEEIGSGLENVGTRPAPTTKHPNRKILREGNKATTAAPLSEENFRETPASQPHKTTMTIKMNTTKILTPKTSMPPTTTTSTTKISALTNAAHVTKAKDKSTTSMKNATPTTTKGATIAKKNTSIVTTTIDKETIAQTDKTVTAITESQTVTTAKPVTTAAAKDTVKTTAKKDATTIAKKDTTTVNDIIFSPDEKDVMSEKGTTTAAKNTVTRAPRTDTTTEIKDTVTTTGRKDTTIVDKEKVTTKVLATTAKESIMTTAKLDTTTATKKTPTAAEVTTVATDLTNERETTTVSDEVITLDEKDLTKKHTTTAARKTVTRAPRTSTTAEIKDTEPTARKRDITIVNKENMPTGEKDKSTTDKKDTTVATETMMSTDERDTKDAKKTITAKRETATTTKTVTTGSAKDTVTSATKKDASTAGEEIRPSPYEKSLMPKKDTTAAYREIESSPNTATTAAARETVTRSPRTDTTIDTKDTLATTGKKDTSTVDKESVMTIDTKDTTTIAEVNIMTTGEKDTTGKDTTFAYREIVTTKVTATAAKESIMTTAKLDTTTATKKTQTATKQTPTAAEITAVATDLTTADKEETEDNRQKTTATKQTTEAKKELTAVIKGTTTEKASDDKEVTTTDKKETPESTVTKETLTVSEEVSTIAKDSQERPVSPTQDGLGTTVTQIPPVKATAKPSIEPEKKANPAIEITATAPINLTTSNPKDFMKTKVHFETTKETSTVTKRSVTTSISKGTTETKDISENAYTRDTATQKNTEQSPTDRLQTSKIIISPSLTQKPAANSVPSEQENHRDNSSPTPMDPMTVADSNFPGRNTENPKEPNQNPTSPKQEDSIDSLAISFTTCIAPLKGTLNPNGNNEYNWLETITKITQTTTKSNSAISQKQETTSHGITTSNSTDLVSDKAITKENQIAMNTNTSVKHTIGTSISAAVKDMHYTSTLANGFRTTRPEERKEDPHFPTKTYSISYSTNAPERTPTIQANSTLQKTINTTFFYKGEQDDNNLCNGKPADGIVALPNGTLAVFRGHYYWLLDSAKQPTVSPRKITEGWGIPSPIDTVFSRCNCDGKTFFFKGSQYWRFTNDVKDMGYPKQIAKGFAGLNGKIVAVLSVAQHRNRPESVYFFKRGGNVQHYVYNQEPAKKCKKKVYVRYPAYTPRAVIKRRRFERAIRSAVVYRTPVMSHTIRLHHNPSGILHHEVKINSYWRGFPKVVRSAISIPNYQRPDGYDYYVFSKDQYYNVDVASRIARSVTAQTGQTVSNDWYKCPKEDV; translated from the exons atgcaGTACCTAAAAATAACCATGCTGTGGAATATATATTACATATCCCTGGTGTTATTTTCAGCATCTTTGATTCAGCAAGTTTCTTCTGAAG AACTCTCCTGTAAGGGACGGTGCTTTGAAACGTTTGTGAGAGGGAGAGAATGTGATTGTGATGCAGACTGCGAAAAATATGGGAAATGCTGTCCAGACTATCAGAAACATTGTGAAGAAG CACTTACTACGAAATCATCATCAACCAGAACAACTCCTTTGGTGACCAAAACAACTGCTAAACGGTCATCAAAAAATTCAAAGAATAAGAAACCAAAGAAAGTAGTTCAATCCCATGAAGTTATGgaag AACATTCAGAATCTGAGAAACAGAAATCATCTTCCTCATCGTCTTCTTCATTGTCGACCACAACCATTCGGAAGACAAAGGCTTCGTCAAAAAATCCCAATGAAAATGGCCAAACAAaggacattaaaaacaaaaataatagaaaagcGAAGGATGCCATGAAAg AGAAAGACTCAAAAAACAGAAGAACTACAGCTGATAAAATAAGAGAAATTTCTGAGGAGATTGGCAGTGGATTGGAAAATGTGGGCACCAGGCCTGCTCCTACTACAAAGCACCCCAACAGAAAAATTTTAAGAGAAGGAAATAAAGCTACAACAGCAGCTCCTTTGTCAGAAGAAAATTTTAGAGAGACCCCTGCCTCCCAACCACATAAAACTACTATGACAATCAAAATGAATACTACAAAGATATTAACTCCAAAGACCAGCATGCCACCTACTACTACAACAAGTACAACTAAGATCTCAGCATTAACTAATGCAGCTCATGTCACCAAAGCTAAAGACAAAAGTACTACATCTATGAAAAATGCCACACCTACTACCACTAAAGGGGCAACCATAGCTAAGAAAAACACAAGTATTGTAACAACTACAATAGATAAAGAAACAATAGCCCAAACAGATAAAACAGTAACAGCTATTACTGAAAGTCAGACTGTAACAACAGCAAAACCAGTCACGACAGCTGCAGCTAAAGACACTGtaaaaacaacagcaaaaaaaGACGCTACCACAATAGCTAAGAAAGACACAACCACAGTAAATGATATTATATTCAGTCCGGATGAAAAAGACGTAATGAGTGAAAAAGGTACAACTACTGCAGCTAAGAACACTGTAACAAGAGCACCTAGAACAGACACAACTACAGAAATTAAAGACACTGTAACAACAACAGGAAGAAAAGATACAACTATTGTAGACAAAGAAAAGGTAACAACCAAAGTACTAGCTACTACAGCTAAAGAATCTATAATGACAACAGCTAAACTAGACACAACTACAGCAACTAAAAAGACACCTACTGCTGCTGAAGTAACAACTGTGGCTACTGACTTGACAAATGAAAGAGAGACAACCACAGTAAGTGATGAAGTTATAACTCTAGATGAAAAAGACTTAACTAAAAAACACACAACTACTGCAGCTAGGAAGACTGTAACAAGGGCACCAAGAACAAGCACAACTGCAGAAATTAAAGACACTGAACCAACTGCACGTAAAAGAGATATAACTATTGTGAACAAAGAAAACATGCCAACAggtgaaaaagacaaatcaaccACAGATAAAAAAGACACAACTGTGGCTACAGAGACTATGATGTCTACAGATGAAAGAGACACAAAAGATGCAAAAAAGACAATTACTGCAAAAAGAGAGACTGCAACAACAACTAAAACAGTCACAACTGGTTCAGCTAAAGACACTGTAACATCAGCAACTAAAAAAGATGCATCTACTGCAGGTGAAGAGATTAGACCAAGTCCATATGAAAAAAGCTTAATGCCTAAAAAAGACACAACTGCTGCATATAGAGAGATTGAATCTTCCCCTAACACAGCCACAACTGCAGCAGCTAGGGAGACTGTCACAAGATCACCTAGAACAGACACAACTATAGACACTAAAGACACTCTAGCCACCACAGGTAAAAAAGACACAAGCACTGTGGACAAAGAGAGTGTAATGACAATAGATACAAAAGACACAACTACTATAGCTGAAGTCAATATAATGACAACAGGTGAAAAAGACACAACAGGAAAAGACACAACTTTTGCCTATAGAGAGATTGTAACAACCAAAGTAACAGCTACTGCAGCTAAAGAATCTATAATGACAACAGCTAAACTGGACACAACTACAGCAACTAAAAAGACACAAACTGCCACTAAACAGACACCTACTGCTGCTGAAATAACAGCTGTGGCTACTGACTTGACTACTGCAGACAAAGAAGAAACTGAAGATAACAGACAGAAAACTACGGCCACCAAACAAACAACTGAAGCGAAAAAAGAACTGACTGCGGTTATCAAAGGGACAACTACGGAAAAAGCCTCTGATGACAAAGAGGTAACCACAACAGATAAAAAGGAAACACCTGAAAGTACTGTCACTAAAGAAACACTGACTGTCTCTGAAGAAGTGTCCACTATAGCTAAAGACTCCCAGGAAAGACCTGTGTCACCAACACAAGATGGACTTGGTACCACTGTCACACAAATCCCACCAGTAAAAGCCACTGCCAAACCTTCCATTGAACCTGAAAAAAAAGCTAACCCTGCGATTGAAATTACTGCTACTGCACCAATAAACCTTACTACCTCTAACCCAAAAGACTTTATGAAAACAAAAGTCCATTTTGAAACCACAAAAGAAACCTCTACTGTTACTAAAAGATCTGTAACAACTTCCATTTCCAAGGGGACTACTGAAACCAAAGACATCTCTGAAAATGCATACACTAGAGATACTGCTACCCAGAAAAATACAGAGCAGTCTCCAACTGACAGATTACAAACTTCCAAGATCATCATCAGCCCTTCTTTGACTCAGAAACCAGCAGCAAACTCAGTCCCTTCTGAGCAGGAGAATCATAGAGATAATTCAAGCCCCACTCCAATGGACCCAATGACTGTGGCAGACAGTAATTTCCCTGGCAGAAACACAGAAAACCCTAAAGAACCAAACCAAAATCCTACCTCTCCTAAACAAGAGGACTCCATAGACTCCCTAGCAATCTCATTCACAACATGTATTGCTCCACTGAAAGGTACACTTAATCCTAATGGCAATAATGAGTATAACTGGTTGGAAACCATTACAAAAATAACACAGACAACAACAAAATCTAATTCGGCTATTTCTCAGAAACAAGAAACTACATCACATGGGATTACAACTAGTAACAGCACTGATCTTGTTTCAGATAAAGCAATTACCAAGGAAAACCAAATTGCTATGAACACAAATACTTCAGTAAAACATACAATAGGGACTTCAATCTCTGCAGCTGTGAAGGATATGCATTATACCTCCACCTTGGCAAATGGATTCAGAACCACAAGGCCTGAAGAGAGAAAAGAAGACCCACATTTCCCTACTAAAACATATTCAATATCTTACTCAACTAACGCGCCAGAAAGAACTCCCACTATCCAGGCAAACTCCACACTACAAAAGACGATCAACACAACGTTCTTTTACAAAG GTGAACAAGATGATAATAATTTGTGTAATGGAAAGCCAGCAGATGGAATTGTTGCTTTACCAAATGGAACATTAGCTGTATTTCGAG GTCATTACTACTGGCTGCTGGATTCAGCTAAGCAACCAACAGTATCCCCTCGCAAAATCACTGAGGGGTGGGGTATTCCATCCCCCATTGATACAGTCTTTTCCAGATGCAACTGCGATGGCAAAACCTTCTTCTTTAAG GGTTCCCAATACTGGCGTTTCACTAATGATGTAAAGGATATGGGATATCCCAAACAGATTGCAAAAGGATTTGCAGGACTAAATGGGAAAATAGTAGCAGTTCTTTCAGTAGCACAACACAGGAACAGGCCAGAATCTGtgtattttttcaaaagag
- the PRG4 gene encoding proteoglycan 4 isoform X1: MQYLKITMLWNIYYISLVLFSASLIQQVSSEDLSSCAGRCGEGYSREAACHCDYSCLHYMECCHDYKKFCTEELSCKGRCFETFVRGRECDCDADCEKYGKCCPDYQKHCEEALTTKSSSTRTTPLVTKTTAKRSSKNSKNKKPKKVVQSHEVMEEHSESEKQKSSSSSSSSLSTTTIRKTKASSKNPNENGQTKDIKNKNNRKAKDAMKEKDSKNRRTTADKIREISEEIGSGLENVGTRPAPTTKHPNRKILREGNKATTAAPLSEENFRETPASQPHKTTMTIKMNTTKILTPKTSMPPTTTTSTTKISALTNAAHVTKAKDKSTTSMKNATPTTTKGATIAKKNTSIVTTTIDKETIAQTDKTVTAITESQTVTTAKPVTTAAAKDTVKTTAKKDATTIAKKDTTTVNDIIFSPDEKDVMSEKGTTTAAKNTVTRAPRTDTTTEIKDTVTTTGRKDTTIVDKEKVTTKVLATTAKESIMTTAKLDTTTATKKTPTAAEVTTVATDLTNERETTTVSDEVITLDEKDLTKKHTTTAARKTVTRAPRTSTTAEIKDTEPTARKRDITIVNKENMPTGEKDKSTTDKKDTTVATETMMSTDERDTKDAKKTITAKRETATTTKTVTTGSAKDTVTSATKKDASTAGEEIRPSPYEKSLMPKKDTTAAYREIESSPNTATTAAARETVTRSPRTDTTIDTKDTLATTGKKDTSTVDKESVMTIDTKDTTTIAEVNIMTTGEKDTTGKDTTFAYREIVTTKVTATAAKESIMTTAKLDTTTATKKTQTATKQTPTAAEITAVATDLTTADKEETEDNRQKTTATKQTTEAKKELTAVIKGTTTEKASDDKEVTTTDKKETPESTVTKETLTVSEEVSTIAKDSQERPVSPTQDGLGTTVTQIPPVKATAKPSIEPEKKANPAIEITATAPINLTTSNPKDFMKTKVHFETTKETSTVTKRSVTTSISKGTTETKDISENAYTRDTATQKNTEQSPTDRLQTSKIIISPSLTQKPAANSVPSEQENHRDNSSPTPMDPMTVADSNFPGRNTENPKEPNQNPTSPKQEDSIDSLAISFTTCIAPLKGTLNPNGNNEYNWLETITKITQTTTKSNSAISQKQETTSHGITTSNSTDLVSDKAITKENQIAMNTNTSVKHTIGTSISAAVKDMHYTSTLANGFRTTRPEERKEDPHFPTKTYSISYSTNAPERTPTIQANSTLQKTINTTFFYKGEQDDNNLCNGKPADGIVALPNGTLAVFRGHYYWLLDSAKQPTVSPRKITEGWGIPSPIDTVFSRCNCDGKTFFFKGSQYWRFTNDVKDMGYPKQIAKGFAGLNGKIVAVLSVAQHRNRPESVYFFKRGGNVQHYVYNQEPAKKCKKKVYVRYPAYTPRAVIKRRRFERAIRSAVVYRTPVMSHTIRLHHNPSGILHHEVKINSYWRGFPKVVRSAISIPNYQRPDGYDYYVFSKDQYYNVDVASRIARSVTAQTGQTVSNDWYKCPKEDV, encoded by the exons atgcaGTACCTAAAAATAACCATGCTGTGGAATATATATTACATATCCCTGGTGTTATTTTCAGCATCTTTGATTCAGCAAGTTTCTTCTGAAG ATTTATCAAGCTGTGCAGGGAGATGTGGGGAAGGGTATTCTAGAGAGGCTGCCTGCCATTGTGATTAtagctgtctacactacatggagtGCTGCCACGATTACAAGAAATTCTGCACAGAGG AACTCTCCTGTAAGGGACGGTGCTTTGAAACGTTTGTGAGAGGGAGAGAATGTGATTGTGATGCAGACTGCGAAAAATATGGGAAATGCTGTCCAGACTATCAGAAACATTGTGAAGAAG CACTTACTACGAAATCATCATCAACCAGAACAACTCCTTTGGTGACCAAAACAACTGCTAAACGGTCATCAAAAAATTCAAAGAATAAGAAACCAAAGAAAGTAGTTCAATCCCATGAAGTTATGgaag AACATTCAGAATCTGAGAAACAGAAATCATCTTCCTCATCGTCTTCTTCATTGTCGACCACAACCATTCGGAAGACAAAGGCTTCGTCAAAAAATCCCAATGAAAATGGCCAAACAAaggacattaaaaacaaaaataatagaaaagcGAAGGATGCCATGAAAg AGAAAGACTCAAAAAACAGAAGAACTACAGCTGATAAAATAAGAGAAATTTCTGAGGAGATTGGCAGTGGATTGGAAAATGTGGGCACCAGGCCTGCTCCTACTACAAAGCACCCCAACAGAAAAATTTTAAGAGAAGGAAATAAAGCTACAACAGCAGCTCCTTTGTCAGAAGAAAATTTTAGAGAGACCCCTGCCTCCCAACCACATAAAACTACTATGACAATCAAAATGAATACTACAAAGATATTAACTCCAAAGACCAGCATGCCACCTACTACTACAACAAGTACAACTAAGATCTCAGCATTAACTAATGCAGCTCATGTCACCAAAGCTAAAGACAAAAGTACTACATCTATGAAAAATGCCACACCTACTACCACTAAAGGGGCAACCATAGCTAAGAAAAACACAAGTATTGTAACAACTACAATAGATAAAGAAACAATAGCCCAAACAGATAAAACAGTAACAGCTATTACTGAAAGTCAGACTGTAACAACAGCAAAACCAGTCACGACAGCTGCAGCTAAAGACACTGtaaaaacaacagcaaaaaaaGACGCTACCACAATAGCTAAGAAAGACACAACCACAGTAAATGATATTATATTCAGTCCGGATGAAAAAGACGTAATGAGTGAAAAAGGTACAACTACTGCAGCTAAGAACACTGTAACAAGAGCACCTAGAACAGACACAACTACAGAAATTAAAGACACTGTAACAACAACAGGAAGAAAAGATACAACTATTGTAGACAAAGAAAAGGTAACAACCAAAGTACTAGCTACTACAGCTAAAGAATCTATAATGACAACAGCTAAACTAGACACAACTACAGCAACTAAAAAGACACCTACTGCTGCTGAAGTAACAACTGTGGCTACTGACTTGACAAATGAAAGAGAGACAACCACAGTAAGTGATGAAGTTATAACTCTAGATGAAAAAGACTTAACTAAAAAACACACAACTACTGCAGCTAGGAAGACTGTAACAAGGGCACCAAGAACAAGCACAACTGCAGAAATTAAAGACACTGAACCAACTGCACGTAAAAGAGATATAACTATTGTGAACAAAGAAAACATGCCAACAggtgaaaaagacaaatcaaccACAGATAAAAAAGACACAACTGTGGCTACAGAGACTATGATGTCTACAGATGAAAGAGACACAAAAGATGCAAAAAAGACAATTACTGCAAAAAGAGAGACTGCAACAACAACTAAAACAGTCACAACTGGTTCAGCTAAAGACACTGTAACATCAGCAACTAAAAAAGATGCATCTACTGCAGGTGAAGAGATTAGACCAAGTCCATATGAAAAAAGCTTAATGCCTAAAAAAGACACAACTGCTGCATATAGAGAGATTGAATCTTCCCCTAACACAGCCACAACTGCAGCAGCTAGGGAGACTGTCACAAGATCACCTAGAACAGACACAACTATAGACACTAAAGACACTCTAGCCACCACAGGTAAAAAAGACACAAGCACTGTGGACAAAGAGAGTGTAATGACAATAGATACAAAAGACACAACTACTATAGCTGAAGTCAATATAATGACAACAGGTGAAAAAGACACAACAGGAAAAGACACAACTTTTGCCTATAGAGAGATTGTAACAACCAAAGTAACAGCTACTGCAGCTAAAGAATCTATAATGACAACAGCTAAACTGGACACAACTACAGCAACTAAAAAGACACAAACTGCCACTAAACAGACACCTACTGCTGCTGAAATAACAGCTGTGGCTACTGACTTGACTACTGCAGACAAAGAAGAAACTGAAGATAACAGACAGAAAACTACGGCCACCAAACAAACAACTGAAGCGAAAAAAGAACTGACTGCGGTTATCAAAGGGACAACTACGGAAAAAGCCTCTGATGACAAAGAGGTAACCACAACAGATAAAAAGGAAACACCTGAAAGTACTGTCACTAAAGAAACACTGACTGTCTCTGAAGAAGTGTCCACTATAGCTAAAGACTCCCAGGAAAGACCTGTGTCACCAACACAAGATGGACTTGGTACCACTGTCACACAAATCCCACCAGTAAAAGCCACTGCCAAACCTTCCATTGAACCTGAAAAAAAAGCTAACCCTGCGATTGAAATTACTGCTACTGCACCAATAAACCTTACTACCTCTAACCCAAAAGACTTTATGAAAACAAAAGTCCATTTTGAAACCACAAAAGAAACCTCTACTGTTACTAAAAGATCTGTAACAACTTCCATTTCCAAGGGGACTACTGAAACCAAAGACATCTCTGAAAATGCATACACTAGAGATACTGCTACCCAGAAAAATACAGAGCAGTCTCCAACTGACAGATTACAAACTTCCAAGATCATCATCAGCCCTTCTTTGACTCAGAAACCAGCAGCAAACTCAGTCCCTTCTGAGCAGGAGAATCATAGAGATAATTCAAGCCCCACTCCAATGGACCCAATGACTGTGGCAGACAGTAATTTCCCTGGCAGAAACACAGAAAACCCTAAAGAACCAAACCAAAATCCTACCTCTCCTAAACAAGAGGACTCCATAGACTCCCTAGCAATCTCATTCACAACATGTATTGCTCCACTGAAAGGTACACTTAATCCTAATGGCAATAATGAGTATAACTGGTTGGAAACCATTACAAAAATAACACAGACAACAACAAAATCTAATTCGGCTATTTCTCAGAAACAAGAAACTACATCACATGGGATTACAACTAGTAACAGCACTGATCTTGTTTCAGATAAAGCAATTACCAAGGAAAACCAAATTGCTATGAACACAAATACTTCAGTAAAACATACAATAGGGACTTCAATCTCTGCAGCTGTGAAGGATATGCATTATACCTCCACCTTGGCAAATGGATTCAGAACCACAAGGCCTGAAGAGAGAAAAGAAGACCCACATTTCCCTACTAAAACATATTCAATATCTTACTCAACTAACGCGCCAGAAAGAACTCCCACTATCCAGGCAAACTCCACACTACAAAAGACGATCAACACAACGTTCTTTTACAAAG GTGAACAAGATGATAATAATTTGTGTAATGGAAAGCCAGCAGATGGAATTGTTGCTTTACCAAATGGAACATTAGCTGTATTTCGAG GTCATTACTACTGGCTGCTGGATTCAGCTAAGCAACCAACAGTATCCCCTCGCAAAATCACTGAGGGGTGGGGTATTCCATCCCCCATTGATACAGTCTTTTCCAGATGCAACTGCGATGGCAAAACCTTCTTCTTTAAG GGTTCCCAATACTGGCGTTTCACTAATGATGTAAAGGATATGGGATATCCCAAACAGATTGCAAAAGGATTTGCAGGACTAAATGGGAAAATAGTAGCAGTTCTTTCAGTAGCACAACACAGGAACAGGCCAGAATCTGtgtattttttcaaaagag